The following are encoded together in the Parambassis ranga chromosome 20, fParRan2.1, whole genome shotgun sequence genome:
- the rec8b gene encoding REC8 meiotic recombination protein b codes for MFYYPNVLIRHSGCFSTIWLAATRAIKVPRRELLRVNVKQTCEDIVEYVTAQVPPPQPNLPRPRFSLYLSSQLQYGVILVYHRQCGFLLEEIQQTIDRLLRSQRCIRIDMAEPDRMALDVLDGLYMMEEAEGAQDPFFGLMEMHQLPSPYKTLQTEFVMAEVDSQHSLVPSPNSTLGKEDFRSPPATITMREKEQFVIPTAEYFDGVDFPEATARDIDLLLDQPELFRREVEDHASRDNEGAITSIDQLKETMLTVSEQSSMLPIDKQIGQTVGVSLAAIAQEMTPQHVTMPTPPSGTSETARDRVTGSPFEEMADPPLRKRGGRQRRQLLFADRHTQISDKEMMQQLENPLAETLDLSKILLQLPSLTKHATPAQLFNAPCGLFLHADLQLLWKQQASITVLPGHGEQQTDEDEVKGESEQDREILRTEGKRRYSNMKEMSTESGSQTAECLSVLDVDISKAEKSLSDMITPVSRWSPQEEVQPMMEAIVEENIEIPEAQTDTESRDMLSWIASSLQRQSEVTFDSLLTPKADRFTAAHTFHKLLELLSAGQVTAHQSKPYHNISINTGRMAA; via the exons atgttttactACCCAAATGTCCTCATTCGCCATTCTGGATGTTTTTCCACAATCTG gTTAGCTGCCACCAGAGCTATCAAGGTACCTCGCAGAGAACTTCTCAGAGTCAATGTCAAGCAAACATG CGAAGATATCGTGGAGTATGTGACTGCCCAGGTTCCTCCACCACAACCCAATCTTCCCAGGCCTCGGTTTTCTCTCTACCTGTCATCCCAGCTGCAGTATGGAGTGATTCTAGTCTACCACAGGCAGTGTGGCTTCCTGCTTG AGGAAATTCAACAAACCATTGACCGCCTGCTGCGTTCTCAAAGATGCATACGTATCGACATGGCTGAACCTGAcag gatGGCCCTGGATGTTCTTGACGGCCTGTACATGATGGAGGAGGCAGAAGGAGCACAGGACCCATTCTTTGGACTCATGGAAATGCACCAACTCCCCAGCCCCTATAAAACACTGCAG ACTGAGTTTGTGATGGCGGAGGTGGATTCACAGCACTCCCTGGTGCCCAGTCCCAACAGCACACTTGGCAAGGAGG ATTTCAGGTCACCTCCAGCTACGATCACCATGAGAGAGAAGGAGCAGTTTGTCATCCCCACTGCTGAG tATTTTGATGGTGTTGACTTTCCTGAAGCCACAGCCAGAGACATTGACTTGTTGTTGGATCAGCCAGAGCTGTTTCGCAGAG AAGTTGAGGACCATGCAAGCAGAGACAATGAAGGAGCCATAACTTCCATTGATCA GCTGAAGGAGACCATGTTGACGGTCTCAGAGCAGAGCAGTATGTTGCCGATAGACAAGCAGATAGGTCAAACTGTGGGAGTTTCTTTGGCAGCTATTGCCCAAGAGATGACCCCTCAGCATGTTACCATGCCAACTCCACCCTCTGGGACATCAGAGACGGCTAGAGACAGAGTGACAGGAAGTCCCTTTGAAGAG ATGGCGGATCCCCCTCTAAGGAAGCGTGGTGGGCGACAGAGACGTCAGCTGCTCTTTGCGGACCGCCACACCCAGATATCTGACAAAGAGATGATGCAGCAGCTTGAAAACCCGCTGGCTGAGACACTGGACCTG tCGAAGATTTTGCTGCAACTTCCATCACTGACCAAACATGCCACTCCTGCTCAGCTCTTCAATGCCCCCTGTGGAT TGTTCCTCCATGCTGACCTCCAGTTACTATGGAAACAGCAGGCCTCAATCACCGTCCTGCCTGGACACGGGGAACAACAGACAGACGAGGATGAGGTGAAAGGGGAGTCAGAGCAAGACAGAGAGATATTGAGGACGGAGGGGAAGAGGAGGTACTCGAACATGAAGGAG ATGTCCACTGAGTCAGGATCGCAGACTGCAGAGTGCTTGT CTGTGTTAGATGTGGACATCTCCAAAGCAGAAAAATCTCTTAGCGACATGATTACCCCTGTCAGCAGATG gTCTCCCCAGGAAGAGGTTCAGCCAATGATGGAGGCTATAGTGGAGGAAAACATTGAGATTCCCGAGGCTCAGActgacacagagagcagggacaTGCTGAG CTGGATTGCCTCCAGCTTGCAGAGGCAGAGTGAAGTCACCTTTGACTCTTTGCTGACCCCTAAGGCCGAccgtttcactgcagctcacacaTTCCACAAACTGCTGG agctgctgtctgctggtcAGGTGACTGCACATCAGTCTAAACCTTATCATAACATCTCCATAAATACTGGCAGGATGGCTGCATGA